The window GGCTGTAAGACTTTAATTCTTTACCAAAATAGCTTAGTCTCTGCTTGCCAGCTTGGCCAGCAGGCGAAGAATTTCCAGGTAAAGCCACACCAGTGTAACCAGCAGACTAAAGGCTGCATACCACTCCATGTGTTTGGGAGCACCCATGGCAGCTCCTTCTTCGATAAAGGCAAAATCGAGCACCAGGTTAAGGGCAGCAATTACTACCACCACTACGCTAAAACCAATGCCAATAAGCCCCGACTCATGGATAAAGGGAATCTGGTAGCCAAAAAAACTCATGACCATAGAAATAATGTACACCAGTGCAACAGCACCGGTTGCTGCCATAAGGCCGGCCCGAAAACCCTCTGTTGCTTTGATCACACCTGTTTTGTAAGCAATCAGCATACAGATAAAAACACCAAGGGTTAAGCTTATTGCCTGAAAAGCGATACCCGGAAACA of the Flammeovirgaceae bacterium 311 genome contains:
- a CDS encoding hypothetical protein (COG4760 Predicted membrane protein), which produces MRSSNPALKKAFSGSYYAEGSDVMTVKGAVDKSFILILIVLAGAAVSWTLISGGLVPAQPLLIGSGIAGFVLAMVTIFKAGIAKYTAPLYAVLEGLFLGGLTLFFEMMFPGIAFQAISLTLGVFICMLIAYKTGVIKATEGFRAGLMAATGAVALVYIISMVMSFFGYQIPFIHESGLIGIGFSVVVVVIAALNLVLDFAFIEEGAAMGAPKHMEWYAAFSLLVTLVWLYLEILRLLAKLASRD